CTCGTCAGCTACCTCAtcccgcaggcgctgcagctgcacgcggagcggctgagggtgaggcaggtgcagggcagcTGGAAGGTGACCGGCATGACGGGCTCAATCTGTGGCGACTTCAGTGTCCCCCCGGCTCACCTTACCGCTGGCGTCAGCAACGCcgacttcgtgctgtacgtcGCCTCGGTGCCGAGCGAGCCGGGCGTGCTGGCGTGGGCCACGACCTGCCAGGTGTTCTCGGACGACCATCCAGCCGTGGGTGTCATGAACATCCCTGCGGCGAACATTGTGTCGCGCTACGACCAGGGCACCACGCGTGTTGTgacgcacgaggtggcgcacgccctcggcttcagcagcgtgttTTTCGAGGGCACCGGCATTGTGAAGAGCGTCACGAATTTGCGCGGCAAGCCCTTTGCGGCTCCTGtgatcaacagcagcacggcggtggccaaggcgcgcgagcagtacggctgcCCCACCTTGGAGTatctggaggtggaggaccaGGGCGGCTCCGGCTCTGCTGGCTCGCATCTTAAGGggcgcaacgccaaggaCGAGCTCATGGCGCCTGCCTCGGCTGCAGGGTACTACACTAACCTGACCATGGCCGTCTTCGAGGACCTCGGCTTCTACAAGGCGGACTTCAGCatggccgaggtgatgccgtggggCCGGAACGCCAGCTGCGACTTCCTCACGAATAAGTGCATGGAGGACaacatcacgcagtggccgGAGATGTTCTGCAACACCACGGAGAGGCGGTATCGGTGCCCCACCGACCGGCTGAGGCTGGGGACGTGCGGTATACGCACCTATAGCACCCCGGTGCCGACGTACTTCCAGTACTTCAACGACACATTCCTTGCAGGCTACTCAGCATTCCTGGACTACTGCCCGTTTACCCTGGGCTACAGAAATGGTGCTTGCAATCAGGACCCATCGACGGCACCTGCGCTTTTTAAGGAGTTCAgcgtcttctccgacgcggcgcgctgcttggaTGGCGTCTTTCAGCCGAGGAACAGCACTACTCCTTCCCCTAAGTACAACGCCTTGTGCGCCAACGTGAAGTGCGACAGGGACCACCACACGTACAGCGTCGAGgtgcgtggcagcagcggctacgtcgcatgcacgccgggcgAGAGTGTTGAGCTGGCCACGATCAGCACCGCCTTCGTGAATGGCAGCTACATCACGTGCGCGccgtacgtggaggtgtgccaggccAACATCAAGGGGCTCATAGACTTcgagagagacgctgccgacacagcggcgatgcgacAGTGGCGTGAAAGGATGACTGCATTGgccactgtgacggctgcgctgctagggatagtgctcgctgccatggcaggcCTCGTGGTGGGGCTGCTTGTTATCAGCCTTTCCTGATCGTGACGGAAGCTGAGCGGCTCCCGCTGTGGCTGACGAGGGCCTCTGCTAGCGTGAAACGGAACGAGCAGGACGACTGggtgcgcggtgccgctgtagtgCGCCCCTGTGCCGACGGCCATCGCAGCCCACGCACGTCGGAATGGCCTTTGGCTgctttgcttctccctcgctcgtcgcctctcggtgacggcgtcgccatTGCGAATTCAGAGTCTGATGGATGCGTAAGTGTTGGAAgggctctctccctctctcgcagcccccaccaccccctccctttccgttgcttcttttttcctattgctgcgcgggtgtgcgtgccgctggtagACACCTTGAGCTCCTGGCCATTcgccctgcagtggcgcagacgaccaTCAAGGTCATGGGGTGGGCCTCGACACaccccgctgtcccacggcgagcacaccgcgcgtgtttgttttcctttgctttctgtATTCTGTGCTTTCGACTCTGCAAACGCCGTGCggcgggcgcaggcggcctgatgtgcgccctctctctctctcggcagcGCGACACGGGGAATGGACGTGAgccagaggggaggaaggcgagcacgcgccCCTGCGCCATGGCCGGCAGTTGTGCGCTTCCTTCTCGCGACCTCCCAGAgagtcaccctctcccccgcccagCACGCGTCAGCAGGGCGCCCTCGCCTACGGcactcgccgtcctccgacACGCGCCCTATTCGGGGCTGGAAAGGgcagccggagggcgtggggCCGCGTCTGTTGCTcgtggccgccgcccttTCGGTGCGCGGGAGGCCGCGGCGTGCGGGACACCTCgcccctcactctttctccgccctctcccctcctcgctaTCTCGCCCACGCTacccgcaccaccaccgtccacctccccctatcgctgcgcagcgcccctccgccctcacaccccctctcactctcccacccgcccacgTGTTGGCCGGCGTCACTGGCCCCCTggcacgcacccgcagcaccaccggcacTGCCAGCATGTCccgcgaccgcagcagcacgcaccggcgccgcagcgacgccgcacgcctgatgcggctcgccgcagcgggcctcgtcatggccgtcggtgccgccgccgtgtgggCGCAGGCCGCCGGCCATCACTGCATCCACGACAACCTGCAGgcccgcgtgctgcagtcggtggcgcagcagcacaggcctCCCGGCAGCGTCTCGGCCCTCGGTCTGCCCTACGTGTCCGCCGACTGGGCGCTGGCCGacagcacgtcgccgagTGTCGCGCACTCCGCGGACtggggcacgctgcgcatTCTTTTATCAGTCGAAGATCTCAACGACCCCGACTACTACTGCTCCTACGTTGGGCAGCTTGTGAACAACCACGCTGGCGCTCTCGACATGTGCAAAGCCGAGGACATCCTCACGGACGCGAAGCGCAATACACTTGTCGGCTCCCTCAtcccgcaggcgctgcagctgcacacggaGCGGCTgagggtgaggcaggtgcagggcagctggaaggtgaccggcatgacgggcgaCGTGTGCGGCACCTTCAAGGTGCCGAAGGCACACGTCACGGTAGGCGTCAGCGACGCcgacttcgtgctgtacgtTGCCTCGGTACCGAGCGAGCCAGGCGTGCTGGCGACGGCTGTGATCTGTCAGACATCCTCCGACGGCCGACCTGCCGTGGGTGTCATGAACATCCCTGCGGCCTACATTCGGTCAGCCTACGACCAAATTATGCTGCGCACCGTagcgcacgaggtggcgcacgccctcggcttcGACCTCACCGTTTTCGAGGATGTGGGGATTGTTGGTGACGTGAGCAACTTGCGTGGGAGGGACTACGAAGTTCCTGTGCTCAGCAGCCCCACGGTGGCggccaaggcgcgcgagcagtacggctgcgccaccttgacgtatctggagctggaggataCGGGTGGTGGTTCTACTGCCGGCTCGCATCTTAAGATGCGCAACGCCAAGGAAGAGCTCATGGCGCCTGCCGTGACTGCAGGGTACTACACCGCCCTGACCATGGCCGTCTTCCAGGACCTCGGCTTCTACCAGGTTGACTTCACCaaggccgaggtgatgccgtgggcCTATCTCGCCAGCTGCGACTTCATCACCAAGAAGTGCATGGAGGACaacatcacgcagtggccCGGAATGTTCTGCAACTCCACGGAGAGTTTGTATCGGTGCACCAGCGACCGCCTTAAAATCGGGAGATGCATCATAGTCACGCATGACGACCCGCTGCCGACGTACTTCCAGTACTTCACCGAATCGTCTGTCGGTGGGCGCCTAACATTCATGGACTTCTGCCCGTTAGTGATGGGCTACAGTAATACTGCTTGCGATCAGGACCCATCGACGGCACCTTCGTTTTTTAAGGAGTTCAGTCTCTTCTCCGACTCGTCGCGCTGCTTTGATGGAACCTTCAGACCGAAGCACAGCACTGGTCCCCCTGGGCCGTACAACGGCATGTGCGCCAAAGTGAAGTGCGACAGAGCCCACCACACGTACAGCGTccaggtgcgcggcagcagcggctacgtcgcatgcacgccaGGCGAGAGGCTGGACCTGGCCACCTTGAGCACCACTTTCGTGGAAGGCAGCTACATTATGTGCCCGccgtacgtggaggtgtgccaggccAACATCAAGGGAGTCATAGACTTcgagagagacgctgccgacacagcggcggtgtgatGGTGGCGTGAAAGGATGACTGCATTGgccactgtgacggctgcgctgctagcgatagtgctcgctgccatggcaggTCTCGTGGTGTGGCTGCTCCTTATCAGCCTCCCCTGATCGTGACGCAAGCTGAGCGgctcccgctgcggctgacgaGGGCCTCTGCTAGCGTGAAACGGAACGAGCAGGACGACTGggtgcgcggtgccgctgtagtgTGCCCCTGTGCCGACGGCCATCGCAGCAACGCACGTCGGACGTCGAGAANNNNNNNNNNNNNNNNNNNNNNNNNNNNNNNNNNNNNNNNNNNNNNNNNNNNNNNNNNNNNNNNNNNNNNNNNNNNNNNNNNNNNNNNNNNNNNNNNNNNCCGACGACGCCTCGCGTCGGGCACGTGTGAACAACCACGCTGACGAGATCGTCACCTGCACTGCCGAGGACATcctcacggaggagaagcgcgacATCCTCGTCAACTACCTCATCccacaggcgctgcagctgcacgtggagcggctgagggtgaggcaggtgcagggcagcTGGAAGGTGACCGGCATGATGGGACGGATCTGCGGCGACTACGTTGTCCCCACGGCGCACCTTACCGCTGGCGTCAGCAACGCcgacttcgtgctgtacgtTGCCTCGGTGCCGAGCGAGCCGGGCGTGCTGGCGTGGGCCACGATCTGCCAGATGTTCTCGGACGGCCAGCCAGCCGTGGGTGTCATGAACATCCCTGCGGCGAACATTGTGTCGCGCGACGACCAGGGCCTCACGCGTGCTgtggcgcacgaggtggcgcacgccctcggcttcAGCAGGATGTTTTTCGAGAGCACCGGCATCATGATGAACGTCACGAATTTGCGCGGCAGGTTCTTTTCGGTTCCTGTgctcaacagcagcacggcggtggccaaggcgcgcgagcagtacggctgcACCAACTTGACGTAtctggagctggaggataCGGGTGGTTGTTCTACTGCTGGCTCGCATCTTAAGGggcgcaacgccaaggaCGAGCTCATGGC
This genomic window from Leishmania braziliensis MHOM/BR/75/M2904 complete genome, chromosome 10 contains:
- the GP63-3 gene encoding GP63, leishmanolysin, with the protein product MPLDSSSTPRRRSVAARLMRLAAAGLVMAVGAAAVWAQAAGHHCIHDKLQTRVLQSVAQQRRPPGSVSALGLPYVSADTISSAHTVDWAQADSTSPNVARAADWGTLRIAVSTADLTDPGYHCTRVGQRVSNHADEIVTCTAEDVLTEEKRDILVSYLIPQALQLHAERLRVRQVQGSWKVTGMTGSICGDFSVPPAHLTAGVSNADFVLYVASVPSEPGVLAWATTCQVFSDDHPAVGVMNIPAANIVSRYDQGTTRVVTHEVAHALGFSSVFFEGTGIVKSVTNLRGKPFAAPVINSSTAVAKAREQYGCPTLEYLEVEDQGGSGSAGSHLKGRNAKDELMAPASAAGYYTNLTMAVFEDLGFYKADFSMAEVMPWGRNASCDFLTNKCMEDNITQWPEMFCNTTERRYRCPTDRLRLGTCGIRTYSTPVPTYFQYFNDTFLAGYSAFLDYCPFTLGYRNGACNQDPSTAPALFKEFSVFSDAARCLDGVFQPRNSTTPSPKYNALCANVKCDRDHHTYSVEVRGSSGYVACTPGESVELATISTAFVNGSYITCAPYVEVCQANIKGLIDFERDAADTAAMRQWRERMTALATVTAALLGIVLAAMAGLVVGLLVISLS
- a CDS encoding GP63, leishmanolysin, with the translated sequence MSRDRSSTHRRRSDAARLMRLAAAGLVMAVGAAAVWAQAAGHHCIHDNLQARVLQSVAQQHRPPGSVSALGLPYVSADWALADSTSPSVAHSADWGTLRILLSVEDLNDPDYYCSYVGQLVNNHAGALDMCKAEDILTDAKRNTLVGSLIPQALQLHTERLRVRQVQGSWKVTGMTGDVCGTFKVPKAHVTVGVSDADFVLYVASVPSEPGVLATAVICQTSSDGRPAVGVMNIPAAYIRSAYDQIMLRTVAHEVAHALGFDLTVFEDVGIVGDVSNLRGRDYEVPVLSSPTVAAKAREQYGCATLTYLELEDTGGGSTAGSHLKMRNAKEELMAPAVTAGYYTALTMAVFQDLGFYQVDFTKAEVMPWAYLASCDFITKKCMEDNITQWPGMFCNSTESLYRCTSDRLKIGRCIIVTHDDPLPTYFQYFTESSVGGRLTFMDFCPLVMGYSNTACDQDPSTAPSFFKEFSLFSDSSRCFDGTFRPKHSTGPPGPYNGMCAKVKCDRAHHTYSVQVRGSSGYVACTPGERLDLATLSTTFVEGSYIMCPPYVEVCQANIKGVIDFERDAADTAAV